A single Nocardioides bizhenqiangii DNA region contains:
- a CDS encoding RecQ family ATP-dependent DNA helicase: MTAATELDSTRARAEQHLRALVGPRDGQGEAELYDDQWAAIEALVVARRRALVVQRTGWGKSAVYFVATLLLREEGSGPTVIISPLLALMRNQIAAAERAGIRAVTINSTNMEQWEETNAAIQRGEVDVLLVSPERLNNPGFRDEVLPRLAATCGLLVVDEAHCISDWGHDFRPDYRRIRTLLAELPDGIPVLATTATANQRVTDDVAEQLVSTGSTDEGPLVLRGSLDRETLRLGVVRLTTAEQRLAWLADHLHEQPGSGIVYTLTVAATQQVADYLRSRGHRVAAYSGKTEQTERLALEQALLDGEVKALVATSALGMGFDASLGFVVNLGAPSSPVAYYQQVGRAGRGTTHAASVVLLPAIEDRDIWAYFASLAFPREELVRTTLATLAEAGGAMSTPALEARVDLSRNRLETMLKVLDVDGAVRRVRGGWEATGRPWDYDSDRYRRVAEAREREQQAMLDYLATDRCRMWFLRHQLDDPAAPEGWTCGRCDNCGGLDLPTEVSSTAVAEAADRLARPGVPIEPRKLWPTGLSALGVDRSGRIKQPAEEGRAIARLTDLGHGTALRDLFRAGEADVPTTVPAPLARAVVAMLADWRPAPDVIVVTESATRPGLVADLASGLSRFLERPVVGRWAITDPSVQPGQGATNSAQRVAAVTRRHGLDLDDPDAVRGRRVLLVDDLVATGWSLTLASDALVSAGADAVLPLTLAVSA, from the coding sequence ATGACCGCAGCCACCGAGCTCGACAGCACCCGCGCCCGGGCCGAGCAGCACCTGCGGGCGCTGGTCGGCCCCCGGGACGGGCAAGGCGAGGCGGAGCTCTACGACGACCAGTGGGCGGCGATCGAGGCGCTGGTGGTCGCCAGGCGGCGGGCGCTGGTCGTCCAGCGCACCGGCTGGGGCAAGTCCGCGGTGTACTTCGTGGCCACCCTGCTGCTGCGCGAGGAGGGCAGCGGGCCGACGGTGATCATCTCGCCGCTGCTCGCGCTGATGCGCAACCAGATCGCCGCGGCCGAGCGGGCCGGCATCCGTGCGGTCACCATCAACTCCACCAACATGGAGCAGTGGGAGGAGACCAACGCCGCGATCCAACGTGGCGAGGTCGACGTGCTGCTGGTCAGCCCCGAACGCCTCAACAACCCGGGCTTCCGCGACGAGGTGCTGCCGCGGCTGGCCGCGACCTGCGGCCTGCTGGTCGTCGACGAGGCGCACTGCATCTCGGACTGGGGTCACGACTTCCGGCCCGACTACCGCCGGATCCGCACCCTCCTGGCCGAGCTGCCCGACGGCATCCCGGTCCTGGCGACCACGGCCACCGCCAACCAGCGCGTCACCGACGACGTCGCCGAGCAGCTGGTCTCGACAGGCTCGACCGACGAAGGGCCGCTCGTGCTGCGCGGCAGCCTCGACCGCGAGACGCTGCGGCTCGGCGTCGTCCGGTTGACGACGGCCGAGCAGCGGCTGGCCTGGCTCGCCGACCACCTCCACGAGCAGCCCGGCAGCGGCATCGTCTACACCCTGACCGTCGCCGCGACGCAGCAGGTCGCCGACTACCTGCGGTCGCGCGGCCACCGGGTGGCCGCCTACTCCGGCAAGACCGAGCAGACCGAGCGTCTCGCGCTCGAGCAGGCCCTCCTCGACGGCGAGGTCAAGGCGTTGGTCGCCACCAGCGCGCTCGGCATGGGCTTCGACGCCTCGCTCGGTTTCGTCGTCAACCTCGGTGCACCGAGCTCGCCGGTGGCCTACTACCAACAGGTCGGCCGTGCGGGCCGCGGCACGACGCACGCGGCGTCCGTCGTGCTCCTGCCGGCGATCGAGGACCGCGACATCTGGGCCTACTTCGCCTCCCTGGCGTTCCCACGCGAGGAGCTGGTGCGCACGACGCTGGCGACGCTGGCCGAGGCCGGCGGCGCGATGAGCACCCCGGCGCTCGAGGCGCGGGTCGACCTCAGCCGCAACCGGCTCGAGACAATGCTCAAGGTCCTCGACGTCGACGGGGCCGTACGACGCGTCAGGGGCGGGTGGGAGGCAACCGGACGACCCTGGGACTACGACTCCGACCGCTACCGGCGCGTCGCCGAGGCGCGCGAGCGCGAGCAGCAGGCGATGCTCGACTACCTGGCGACCGATCGCTGCCGAATGTGGTTCCTCCGGCACCAGCTCGACGACCCGGCGGCGCCCGAAGGCTGGACGTGCGGCCGGTGCGACAACTGCGGCGGGCTCGACCTGCCGACGGAGGTGTCGTCGACGGCGGTCGCCGAAGCTGCCGACCGGCTGGCCCGTCCCGGCGTACCCATCGAGCCGCGCAAGCTCTGGCCGACCGGGCTCTCCGCCCTCGGCGTCGACCGGTCCGGCCGGATCAAGCAGCCCGCTGAGGAGGGCCGGGCGATCGCCCGGCTCACCGACCTCGGCCACGGCACCGCCTTGCGGGACCTGTTCCGGGCCGGCGAGGCCGACGTCCCGACGACCGTCCCTGCGCCGCTGGCGCGGGCTGTCGTGGCGATGCTCGCCGACTGGCGGCCGGCGCCCGACGTGATCGTGGTGACCGAGTCGGCGACCCGGCCGGGACTGGTGGCCGACCTGGCGTCGGGGCTGTCGCGCTTTCTCGAGCGGCCGGTGGTCGGACGATGGGCGATCACCGATCCATCGGTCCAGCCGGGTCAGGGAGCCACCAACTCCGCGCAACGGGTTGCGGCCGTGACCCGCCGCCACGGGCTCGACCTCGACGATCCCGACGCCGTCCGTGGTCGCCGGGTGCTGCTCGTCGACGACCTAGTGGCCACGGGGTGGTCGCTCACGCTGGCGTCCGACGCGCTGGTCAGCGCCGGTGCCGACGCCGTCCTGCCGCTCACCCTCGCGGTCTCGGCCTGA
- a CDS encoding GNAT family N-acetyltransferase, with product MLTLEEVFPPFALRIAGAPLELRVLRDDDLPKLVELVRAGIQVPDLPMPFLQAWHEEPFAPGSPDGFPTTSLRWWWTQRATFAPDEWRLALVVRHEGELVGMQDLHAKDFAQTRNVMTGSWLGRAHHGMGIGTLMRQLVVAFSFDELGADQCESGYIVGNHASASVSRKVGYLDNGRRRIVQRTRHGTVGVDEQRVVVTPTTFVRAEDQVSVEGANAVRRFLGIDHKSTGA from the coding sequence ATGCTGACCCTGGAGGAAGTCTTTCCACCGTTCGCGCTGCGGATCGCCGGCGCACCCTTGGAGCTGAGGGTCCTGCGCGACGACGATCTGCCCAAACTCGTCGAACTCGTCCGCGCTGGCATCCAGGTCCCCGACCTGCCGATGCCCTTCCTCCAGGCCTGGCACGAGGAGCCCTTTGCGCCCGGCTCGCCTGACGGGTTCCCGACGACCTCTCTGAGGTGGTGGTGGACGCAGAGGGCGACCTTCGCTCCCGACGAGTGGCGCCTCGCGCTGGTGGTCCGTCACGAGGGAGAGCTGGTTGGTATGCAGGATCTGCACGCGAAGGACTTCGCGCAGACGCGCAATGTCATGACTGGCTCCTGGCTGGGGAGAGCCCACCACGGGATGGGGATCGGCACGCTGATGCGACAGCTCGTTGTCGCTTTCTCGTTCGACGAGCTCGGTGCCGACCAGTGCGAGTCGGGCTACATCGTGGGCAATCACGCTTCGGCATCGGTCAGTCGCAAGGTCGGATACCTCGACAATGGCCGACGACGGATCGTGCAGCGGACGCGGCACGGCACGGTAGGGGTGGACGAGCAGCGGGTGGTGGTGACGCCTACTACCTTCGTTCGCGCAGAGGATCAGGTCTCAGTCGAAGGAGCGAACGCCGTGCGCCGATTCTTGGGCATTGACCACAAATCCACTGGCGCGTAG
- a CDS encoding calcium-binding protein, with protein MISARTALLLAASGLVLFAPALPAVSNAAGGEPAMCAGQVVTIDLNDPDAPDPNRDDSDVVLGTPIGELIRTGNGVDIVCGGPGEDVISLHGDAPAGAREAAYGGAGNDHLVSSPGDELLVGGPGPDEVIYHFKCGPGCTYPYPHHGVEVDLRLTGPQNTHGRGFDELVSIEYLGGTVWADVLRGNAKVNRLEGHFGNDIVNGFRGADDLDGGRGTDRCIGGPGRDEYESCERR; from the coding sequence GTGATCTCCGCTCGGACCGCACTCCTCTTGGCCGCCTCGGGGCTTGTCCTCTTCGCGCCCGCGCTGCCAGCCGTGAGCAACGCCGCCGGCGGCGAGCCCGCGATGTGCGCCGGTCAGGTCGTGACCATCGACCTCAACGACCCGGATGCACCCGACCCCAACCGGGACGACTCGGACGTCGTGCTTGGCACCCCCATCGGGGAACTCATAAGGACTGGCAACGGTGTGGACATCGTTTGCGGGGGTCCCGGTGAGGACGTCATCTCGCTCCACGGAGATGCTCCGGCCGGTGCCCGGGAGGCGGCCTACGGCGGCGCCGGCAACGATCATCTGGTCAGCAGTCCCGGCGATGAGCTGTTGGTCGGCGGCCCGGGTCCCGACGAGGTCATCTACCACTTCAAGTGTGGTCCCGGCTGCACCTATCCCTATCCGCATCATGGGGTCGAGGTCGATCTCCGACTGACCGGACCGCAGAACACCCACGGCCGGGGCTTCGACGAACTCGTCAGCATCGAGTATTTGGGCGGCACGGTTTGGGCCGACGTCCTGCGCGGCAACGCAAAAGTCAACCGGCTCGAGGGCCACTTTGGCAACGACATCGTCAACGGCTTTCGCGGTGCCGACGACCTAGACGGCGGTCGCGGCACTGACCGATGCATCGGCGGGCCGGGACGCGATGAGTACGAATCCTGCGAGCGACGCTGA
- a CDS encoding GrpB family protein: MPHRIDIVTFHDPPVPDGASPWVPGAGPSFHIDVADSDPAWQGWFDELAGRVRRALGWRALVIEHVGSTSVPGLPAKPIIDIDLVVADPADEASYLPALEAEGFELRVREPWWFEHRVLRSLEPRCHLHVFGYDSPEVVKHRLFRDWLRGNPDERDLYATTKRDAAATANEAGEHSMQYNARKEQVVREIYQRAFLAAGLLDG, translated from the coding sequence GTGCCTCACCGGATCGACATCGTCACGTTCCACGATCCGCCGGTGCCTGACGGCGCGTCGCCGTGGGTACCCGGAGCCGGCCCGTCGTTCCACATCGATGTGGCGGACTCGGACCCCGCCTGGCAAGGCTGGTTCGACGAGCTCGCCGGCCGGGTACGCCGCGCGCTCGGCTGGCGCGCCCTCGTCATCGAGCACGTGGGGTCGACATCCGTGCCCGGCCTCCCGGCCAAGCCGATCATCGACATCGACCTGGTCGTGGCCGATCCGGCCGACGAGGCGTCGTACCTCCCGGCGCTCGAGGCGGAGGGTTTCGAGCTGCGAGTGCGGGAGCCCTGGTGGTTCGAGCACCGGGTGCTCCGATCACTCGAACCCCGCTGCCACCTCCACGTCTTCGGCTACGACAGCCCAGAGGTGGTGAAGCACCGCCTGTTCCGGGACTGGCTCCGCGGCAACCCCGACGAGCGGGACCTCTACGCGACGACGAAGCGGGATGCCGCGGCCACGGCGAACGAGGCAGGCGAGCACTCGATGCAATACAACGCACGCAAGGAGCAGGTCGTGCGCGAGATCTACCAGCGCGCCTTCCTCGCTGCCGGCCTGCTCGACGGCTGA
- a CDS encoding M13 family metallopeptidase, producing MSILDDAREGMDTDIRPQDDLFGHVNGRWLVETEIPSDRSSWGPFVQLADICEQQVRDIITELADGVSAGGGSTDAGAVADRENARKIADLYNSFMDTERIATLGLGPVRALLEAASGLRDVRDLAAFLGEFERVGGYGLFGSYVDTDDRNSDRYLFHIVQGGLGLPDESYYRDDKFAEIRDAYVDYLAKLLALGEHPDAEGAAQRILALDTELAKGHWERAETRDVQKTYNLRTGDELKAMCPTFDWDAYVTNLGGHLTGEHATIAEVCVRQPSYLEHLSTVLTETPIETWRDWMYSRVLRSAASYLPDEFVETNFDFYGRTLSGTPELRARWKRGVSFVEGAVGEAVGKEYVARHFPPESKAKMDDLVANLLAAYRVSIAALDWMTEETKERAYDKLATFRPKIGYPDEFRDYSGLPVHAHDLIGNAQAAAAFETDRHLAKIGSPVDRDEWFMLPQTVNAYYNPGTNEICFPAGILQKPFFSPDAHPAENYGGIGAVIGHEIGHGFDDQGAQYDGAGNLNDWWTPDDKAAFEVKSKTLVEQYNGLSPRAIPDEKVNGALTVGENIGDLGGLTIGHKAFVISEHEAGREAPVEDRRRLFLNWAYVWRTKRRIEQERQYLTIDPHSPPEFRANIVRNLDEFHEVFETAPGDGLWLDPGDRVRIW from the coding sequence GTGAGCATCCTCGACGACGCCCGCGAGGGCATGGACACCGACATCCGGCCGCAGGACGACCTCTTCGGCCACGTGAACGGCCGCTGGCTGGTGGAGACGGAGATCCCGTCGGACCGGTCGAGCTGGGGCCCGTTCGTCCAGCTGGCCGACATCTGCGAGCAGCAGGTGCGCGACATCATCACCGAGCTCGCCGACGGCGTCTCGGCAGGCGGCGGCTCGACCGACGCGGGCGCGGTGGCAGACCGGGAGAACGCGCGCAAGATCGCCGACCTCTACAACTCCTTCATGGACACCGAACGGATCGCGACGCTCGGCCTGGGCCCGGTCCGCGCGTTGCTCGAGGCCGCCTCGGGGCTCCGCGACGTCCGCGACCTGGCTGCCTTCCTCGGCGAGTTCGAGCGGGTCGGCGGCTACGGCCTGTTCGGCTCCTACGTCGACACCGACGACCGCAACTCAGACCGCTACCTCTTCCACATCGTCCAGGGGGGCCTCGGGCTTCCCGACGAGAGCTACTACCGCGACGACAAATTCGCCGAGATCCGCGACGCCTACGTCGACTACCTGGCCAAGCTGCTCGCCCTCGGCGAGCACCCCGACGCCGAGGGCGCGGCGCAGCGGATCCTCGCCCTCGACACGGAGCTGGCCAAGGGCCACTGGGAGCGGGCCGAGACCCGGGACGTCCAGAAGACCTACAACCTGCGCACCGGCGACGAGCTGAAGGCGATGTGTCCCACCTTCGACTGGGACGCCTACGTCACGAACCTCGGCGGACACCTCACGGGTGAGCACGCCACGATCGCCGAGGTGTGCGTGCGGCAGCCGTCGTACCTCGAGCACCTCTCGACGGTCCTCACCGAGACGCCGATCGAGACCTGGCGGGACTGGATGTACAGCCGGGTCCTGCGGTCCGCGGCGTCGTACCTCCCCGACGAGTTCGTCGAGACCAACTTCGACTTCTACGGCCGCACCCTGTCCGGGACGCCCGAGCTGCGGGCCCGCTGGAAGCGCGGGGTCTCGTTCGTCGAGGGAGCTGTGGGTGAGGCCGTCGGCAAGGAGTACGTCGCCCGGCACTTCCCGCCGGAGTCCAAGGCGAAGATGGACGACCTGGTCGCCAACCTGCTCGCGGCCTACCGGGTCTCCATCGCGGCGCTGGACTGGATGACCGAGGAGACCAAGGAGCGGGCCTACGACAAGCTCGCGACCTTCCGGCCCAAGATCGGCTACCCCGACGAGTTCCGCGACTACTCCGGGCTGCCGGTCCACGCGCACGACCTGATCGGCAACGCCCAGGCGGCAGCGGCGTTCGAGACCGACCGGCACCTGGCGAAGATCGGCTCGCCGGTCGACCGCGACGAGTGGTTCATGCTGCCGCAGACGGTCAACGCGTACTACAACCCCGGCACCAACGAGATCTGCTTCCCCGCGGGCATCCTGCAGAAGCCGTTCTTCAGCCCGGACGCCCACCCGGCCGAGAACTACGGCGGCATCGGCGCCGTCATCGGGCACGAGATCGGCCACGGCTTCGACGACCAGGGCGCGCAGTACGACGGGGCCGGCAACCTCAACGACTGGTGGACACCCGACGACAAGGCCGCGTTCGAGGTGAAGTCGAAGACCCTCGTCGAGCAGTACAACGGCCTGTCGCCGCGGGCGATCCCGGACGAGAAGGTCAACGGCGCCCTGACCGTCGGGGAGAACATCGGGGACCTCGGCGGGCTGACCATCGGGCACAAGGCGTTCGTGATCTCGGAGCACGAGGCGGGCCGCGAGGCCCCGGTCGAGGACCGCCGGCGACTGTTCCTGAACTGGGCCTACGTGTGGCGCACCAAGCGCCGGATCGAGCAGGAGCGCCAGTACCTCACCATCGACCCGCACAGCCCGCCGGAGTTCCGCGCCAACATCGTGCGCAACCTCGACGAGTTCCACGAGGTGTTCGAGACGGCCCCGGGCGACGGCCTCTGGCTCGACCCGGGCGACCGGGTCCGCATCTGGTGA
- a CDS encoding CAP domain-containing protein has translation MRKVLAVLFVLAAALTVAPASTATSTPSGDGDRVDQARRGSEVQLLRQRVVTLTNNKRRARGCPVLRRNDALDRAAQTHTVKMAGRGRNGTLSHQLPGEPGVGTRLRRAGYDWSGWGENVAAGQTTARAVMRSWMNSRGHRRNILNCRFRHIGVGLAYARTGTPYWTQDFGYR, from the coding sequence ATGCGCAAGGTACTGGCAGTCCTGTTCGTGCTCGCTGCGGCGCTCACAGTGGCCCCCGCCTCGACCGCCACCTCGACACCCTCGGGTGACGGGGACAGGGTCGACCAGGCCCGCCGGGGATCGGAGGTCCAGCTCCTCAGGCAACGCGTCGTCACCCTGACCAACAACAAGCGGCGCGCTCGCGGGTGCCCGGTGCTGCGGAGGAACGACGCGCTCGACCGCGCCGCCCAGACCCACACCGTCAAGATGGCCGGACGCGGACGCAACGGCACGCTCTCCCACCAGCTGCCGGGCGAGCCCGGCGTCGGCACCAGGCTGCGGCGCGCCGGCTACGACTGGAGCGGATGGGGCGAGAACGTCGCAGCGGGTCAGACCACCGCCCGCGCCGTGATGCGGAGCTGGATGAACAGCCGCGGCCACCGCAGGAACATCCTGAACTGCCGGTTCCGGCACATCGGTGTCGGGCTCGCCTACGCCCGCACCGGCACGCCGTACTGGACCCAGGACTTCGGCTACCGGTGA
- a CDS encoding 2-phosphosulfolactate phosphatase yields MTPAQEAAHGQESYDVRLDWGPTGGAAVSRGADVAVVVDVLSFTTTLGIAVAQGTRVYPFPWKDERAAAFAAEQDAVLAVGRFEAAGLADPPPSLSPAQLLTSAPVDRLVLPSPNGSTICAALADAVPTVVGASLRNRSAVARWLAPRLADGAVVAFVPAGERWPDGSLRPGLEDLWGAGAVLAALDLAGLRVSPEAGHAAASYGTVAGDLAAALDACASGRELAEVGYAADVVAAAAVDADAVVPVFTGDGFVAG; encoded by the coding sequence ATGACTCCCGCTCAGGAGGCTGCCCACGGGCAGGAGTCGTACGACGTGCGCCTCGACTGGGGCCCGACCGGTGGTGCCGCGGTGTCCCGTGGGGCCGACGTCGCGGTCGTCGTCGACGTGCTGTCGTTCACCACGACGCTCGGGATCGCGGTTGCGCAGGGGACCCGCGTCTACCCGTTCCCGTGGAAGGACGAGCGGGCGGCCGCGTTCGCCGCCGAGCAGGACGCGGTGCTGGCGGTCGGGCGGTTCGAGGCGGCCGGGCTCGCCGATCCGCCGCCAAGCCTGTCGCCCGCGCAGCTGCTGACCTCCGCCCCTGTGGACCGGCTGGTGCTGCCGTCTCCCAACGGCTCGACGATCTGCGCCGCTCTCGCGGACGCCGTCCCGACCGTCGTCGGAGCGTCGCTCCGCAACCGCAGCGCGGTCGCGCGCTGGCTGGCGCCGCGGCTGGCGGACGGTGCGGTCGTCGCGTTCGTGCCCGCGGGCGAGCGGTGGCCGGACGGCTCGCTGCGGCCGGGGCTCGAGGACCTGTGGGGCGCGGGCGCGGTGCTCGCCGCACTCGACCTCGCCGGCCTGCGGGTGAGTCCCGAGGCGGGCCATGCCGCGGCGTCGTACGGCACCGTGGCGGGTGACCTCGCAGCCGCCCTGGACGCTTGCGCCAGCGGCCGGGAGCTGGCCGAGGTCGGCTACGCCGCCGACGTTGTGGCGGCCGCCGCGGTCGACGCCGACGCCGTCGTACCGGTGTTCACCGGCGACGGGTTCGTCGCCGGCTGA
- a CDS encoding amino acid ABC transporter ATP-binding protein — protein sequence MSSPPERTTPVVEVRNVRKTYGDRVVLDDVSLTVETGDVVCLIGSSGSGKSTLLRCLDLLEDVDDGVIEFEGREISDPLVDPREVRRSIGLVFQAYNLFPHLSVLANCTLAPRKVHGVSKAEAEATATGLLERFGLGEHLHKHPDRLSGGQQQRAALVRALCTSPRLLLLDEITAALDPELVGDVLDIVRDLAEGGTTMVLATHEMVFARDIATRVCFLDGGRIVESGPPEQVLVAPEQARTREFLRRVLPG from the coding sequence GTGAGCTCACCGCCCGAGAGGACCACCCCTGTCGTCGAGGTGCGCAACGTGCGCAAGACGTACGGCGACCGCGTCGTGCTCGACGACGTGTCGCTGACCGTCGAGACCGGCGACGTCGTGTGCCTGATCGGCTCGTCCGGCTCGGGAAAGTCGACGCTGCTGCGTTGTCTCGACCTGCTCGAGGACGTCGACGACGGCGTCATCGAGTTCGAGGGTCGCGAGATCTCCGACCCGCTCGTCGACCCGCGCGAGGTACGTCGCTCGATCGGCCTGGTGTTCCAGGCCTACAACCTGTTCCCGCACCTGTCGGTGCTCGCCAACTGCACCCTCGCGCCGAGGAAGGTGCACGGCGTGTCGAAGGCCGAGGCGGAGGCGACGGCCACCGGTCTGCTGGAGCGGTTCGGGCTCGGTGAGCACCTCCACAAGCACCCGGACCGCCTGTCCGGCGGTCAGCAGCAGCGGGCCGCGCTGGTGCGGGCCCTGTGCACGAGCCCGCGGCTGCTGCTGCTCGACGAGATCACCGCCGCGCTCGACCCTGAGCTGGTCGGCGACGTGCTCGACATCGTGCGCGACCTCGCCGAGGGCGGCACGACGATGGTGCTCGCCACCCACGAGATGGTGTTCGCTCGGGACATCGCGACGCGGGTCTGCTTCCTCGACGGCGGCCGGATCGTCGAGAGCGGTCCGCCGGAGCAGGTGCTGGTGGCGCCCGAGCAGGCCCGCACCCGGGAGTTCCTGCGGCGGGTCCTCCCGGGATGA
- a CDS encoding amino acid ABC transporter permease, whose product MTGAEAPREGWSPSQRELERRRARARLTRNRMGLATLATIVVIGGLAAAVLLSPGWPRVRESFFDGFHARESLPAIVDGFWINVKMFLIAEPIILVIGLAIALARSSRSPLLVPLRGIAVVYTDVVRGIPTLLLVFLFAFGMPALELQGLPDGAFFWATVALVVSYSAYVAEVFRSGIESVHPSQVLSAQALALSRGQAMRYVVVPQATRRVVPPLLNDFVSLQKDTALVASVSIFDALFTARDYANYNFNYTPYVVVACFFVAMTVPLARLCDWLAARVARRERAGAL is encoded by the coding sequence ATGACGGGGGCCGAGGCGCCCCGGGAGGGCTGGTCGCCGAGCCAACGGGAGCTGGAGCGCCGTCGCGCTCGGGCGCGACTGACCCGCAACCGGATGGGGTTGGCCACCCTCGCGACCATCGTCGTGATCGGCGGGCTGGCCGCCGCCGTGCTCCTCTCGCCGGGGTGGCCCCGCGTGCGGGAGTCCTTCTTCGACGGCTTCCACGCGCGGGAGTCGTTGCCGGCGATCGTCGACGGTTTCTGGATCAACGTGAAGATGTTCCTCATCGCCGAGCCGATCATCCTGGTCATCGGGCTCGCGATCGCCCTCGCGCGGAGCTCCCGGTCGCCGCTGCTGGTGCCGTTGCGCGGCATCGCGGTCGTCTACACCGACGTGGTGCGCGGCATCCCCACGCTGCTGCTGGTCTTCCTCTTCGCGTTCGGCATGCCCGCGTTAGAGCTGCAGGGTCTCCCCGACGGCGCGTTCTTCTGGGCGACGGTCGCGTTGGTCGTCTCCTACTCCGCCTACGTCGCCGAGGTGTTCCGGTCCGGCATCGAGTCGGTGCACCCGTCGCAGGTGCTCAGCGCCCAGGCCCTTGCGCTCTCCCGCGGCCAGGCGATGCGCTACGTGGTGGTGCCCCAGGCGACCCGGCGCGTCGTACCGCCGTTGCTCAACGACTTCGTCTCCTTGCAGAAGGACACCGCTCTCGTCGCGTCGGTGTCGATCTTCGACGCCCTCTTCACCGCGCGCGACTACGCCAACTACAACTTCAACTACACGCCGTACGTCGTCGTCGCCTGCTTCTTCGTCGCGATGACGGTGCCGCTGGCGCGGCTGTGCGACTGGCTCGCGGCGCGGGTGGCCCGGCGCGAACGGGCGGGTGCGCTGTGA
- a CDS encoding ABC transporter substrate-binding protein, with product MRLLRDHRTLVALAAIGLAAAATSCSPEDEADDNTGEVAESADECAVEDLPLKEEGVLTIGTDSPAYEPWFVDNDPSNGKGFESAVAYALAEEMGFAKDDVKWIKVGFNSLAKPGDKDFDFDINQVSISPERDKVVDFSEGYYSAAQAVIALKGSPAAEATSLDDLKDLKLGAQTGTTSLTAIRETIQPDEDPAVLDDTNVAKQQLQNGQLDAIVADLPTALYISAVEIPDSTLVGQFQVESGQTEEFGLLFEQGNELLPCVNLALENLKEDGTLADIEQQWLSADVVSVPELQ from the coding sequence ATGCGCCTGCTCCGTGACCACCGCACGCTCGTCGCTCTCGCCGCGATAGGGCTGGCCGCCGCCGCGACTTCGTGCTCGCCCGAGGACGAGGCAGATGACAACACCGGCGAGGTCGCCGAGTCCGCGGACGAGTGCGCGGTCGAGGACCTGCCGCTGAAGGAGGAGGGGGTGCTGACCATCGGCACCGACTCCCCGGCGTACGAGCCGTGGTTCGTCGACAACGACCCGAGCAACGGCAAGGGCTTCGAGTCCGCGGTGGCCTACGCCCTGGCCGAGGAGATGGGCTTCGCCAAGGACGACGTGAAGTGGATCAAGGTCGGCTTCAACAGCCTGGCCAAGCCGGGGGACAAGGACTTCGACTTCGACATCAACCAGGTCTCGATCTCGCCGGAGCGCGACAAGGTCGTCGACTTCTCCGAGGGCTACTACTCCGCCGCCCAGGCGGTGATCGCGCTCAAGGGCAGTCCCGCTGCCGAGGCCACCAGCCTCGACGACCTCAAGGACCTGAAGCTCGGCGCCCAGACCGGTACGACGTCGCTCACCGCGATCCGGGAGACCATCCAGCCCGACGAGGACCCGGCAGTGCTCGACGACACCAACGTCGCCAAGCAGCAGCTCCAGAACGGCCAGCTCGACGCGATCGTCGCCGACCTGCCGACGGCGCTCTACATCAGCGCGGTGGAGATCCCGGACTCCACGCTGGTCGGTCAGTTCCAGGTCGAGAGCGGCCAGACCGAGGAGTTCGGCCTGCTCTTCGAACAGGGCAACGAGCTGCTTCCGTGCGTCAACCTGGCGCTCGAGAACCTCAAGGAGGACGGCACCCTCGCCGACATCGAGCAGCAGTGGCTGTCCGCCGACGTCGTGAGCGTGCCTGAGCTGCAATGA
- a CDS encoding PadR family transcriptional regulator, which translates to MALEHALLVALREQPASGLELARRFGRSIGFFWSATHQQIYRVLGRMEGDGWVRVETVAQQGRPDKKVYDVTPLGETALADWLAEPTPEAPLRSALAVKLRGASFGDRAAVLESVRAHLADHHTRLHHYRQLMKRDYPRPPDKSAQAGLELDQYLVLRGGILMEETWVAWLTEYLEAHR; encoded by the coding sequence ATGGCCCTCGAGCACGCCCTCCTCGTCGCGCTGCGCGAGCAGCCGGCCTCCGGCCTGGAGCTCGCCCGGCGGTTCGGCCGCTCCATCGGGTTCTTCTGGAGCGCGACGCACCAGCAGATCTACCGCGTGCTCGGGCGGATGGAGGGCGACGGCTGGGTGCGCGTCGAGACCGTCGCCCAGCAGGGCCGGCCCGACAAGAAGGTCTACGACGTCACGCCCCTCGGCGAGACCGCGCTCGCGGACTGGCTGGCCGAGCCGACCCCCGAGGCACCGCTGCGCAGCGCGCTCGCGGTGAAGCTGCGCGGTGCCTCCTTCGGCGACCGCGCTGCGGTGCTCGAGTCGGTGCGCGCACACCTGGCCGATCACCACACCCGGCTCCACCACTACCGGCAGCTGATGAAGCGCGACTACCCGAGACCACCCGACAAGTCCGCGCAGGCCGGGCTCGAGCTCGACCAGTACCTCGTGCTGCGCGGCGGCATCCTCATGGAGGAGACCTGGGTCGCGTGGCTGACCGAGTACCTGGAGGCACATCGATGA